GTTGTAACGATCTCGTGGAAATTCTTCTCGCCTAGGGCCTCTCTGAGTTGCCGAAAATCCTGACGATCGATTTCTGTAAGGGTAAAGTTCCACCGTGAGATCCCCATCGGAACTGGAATGGGGTGCTCCCAATCATCCTCCGTGATGTCCCCATCATAGGCACCCATCCGCCGAGTCAAATCCCAAACATTAACGCTGACTTCGATATTTTTCTGTTGTTGTGCTTGCTGTTGTTGTAATTCTTGTGTGTGTTGTTGTGATTGCTGTTGTGTGTGTGAAAGTATAGGTGGCTGGGATTTTTCACCCACTTCCACACGACACAGCACCAGCCGTAGACCGTCTTCATAGCCCGTGACAAACTTCACCCGATAATTGAAAATGCGAGTAAAGAGCATTCCTTCACCTGTGGGATTAGAATCTGCCCAAATTCGCTCACATCGACTGAGAAAATCAAAGTGATTCAAGTCCTCGGGCACGATCGAGGCAATAAACCAATCCATCGAAATCGGCACATTGACTCGACCCGGTTGAGCACCAGGATTCCATTGCAGGCGCTCAGGAGAACTGGAATACTGGGTAATCCGCTGGAAAGCGGTGAGTAATTGGGTTAAATAGGGATAGCCTTGGGTGCTAATGGCATTGACTTGCTCCATCGTGAGCGTATCCGGTGTCAGCCCTGCAACATCCAACTCAATCAGGAAAAAGCGGCGTTTTACCGAAAGCGAGACCTGGCTATCAAAATCGTATTGTTGCGCGAGGGTTACAATATCTTGCGATCGGGTTTCTAGACTTTCTAAAGCAGCTTGCGAAGGAATTTGCATAGGAAATCAAACACAGGTGGAGATAGTTCGTCTTACGTCGAGTCAGAAGAGGACTTATGCAGGGGGGCTCCACACCAATCAGCATAGTTAAAGTGGGTTGTGCCAAAACGTAGCTGAAGACAGCGCGATCGAAGTCCTTGAACTGCGGTAGTCGGTAAATTCAGCATTCCCAAAATGCGATCAAACGTGACGAGATCGCCCCTGGCCCAGAGTTGACCCAGATGACAGGATAGGCAAGCCAAAAGCTGCTGTGCCTGCGGTAAGGCAGGATCACTTCCCAGGAGGAGTAACGCCTGCTCTCGACCTGTCCAGTCGATCGCACCCGGCTCCAAAGGCCAGTAGCAATTTGGCAAAGCAGCCCAAGTCAGCAGCTCTAGATAACTGGGTGGGGTGCCATCTGCAAGGCGATCGGTTAGATCCTCTGGTGCAGCGATGGGTATTGCTGCCGCAAGCTGAATGGCAGAGTGTGGGAGGGTTTTCGTGGTTAGCAATTGATAGGATTGGCTGCCAATGCTCAACCTCAGACTGTGGGGAGCCTTCAGGTCTGCTTGCTGTAGCGTTTGCAAAGCCCTCTCAAGAATGGCCTCAATTTGTGGCCAAATGTCGGTAAAAAAGATCCAATCTAAAACTAGTAAAGATTGGCGTTGTTGCAAGCAATGCTGATGGATGATTTTCTGCAATCGATCGAGCCTGATTAAACAGGATTGAAGTTTTGGATAACTAATCAATTGATCCTGTAATTCCTGAGACAATGGTAAATTCATCAAACCAGCGAGATACAGACGATTCAGTAATTCATCCCGTCGCTGAGTTGCATTGTCCGGTGTATACAAATAGGCTCGATCGGTAAATAGTTCAAGATAATTAGCAGCCGTCTGCTCTAAATCTTGCAAAATTGGCGGAATCAGCAAGCGATGGTTGCTGGGTTGAAGGGCAGAAAATTTGTTGTTAGAGGGGATCGGTGTCCCAAATCGCGCTATCCAGTCCGCCTCAGTGATGACTTCCACCCCGGCCAAATCAGGAATCTGGCGATATTCAACCCACGATCGCGCCACCTGCATAATTTTGAGCACTGTGCTATGCACCATGAAATAGTCAGGATAATAGTTTCCTGGAACCCAACGCCAAATTAGTTCATCAAAACCTTTTGCCTGCTGGGTTTGGGCTGCTTGCTGGGTTTGGGTGTGAATTAATTCCCACAGTGACCAATCTCGATAATGATCAGCTTCATCCACCCGAATCGGCCATAGCTCTGTCTCAAACGATCGGCCAAAAGCATCGTAGGCGATCGGCGTCCAAGGTTCATGCTGTTTCAGACAATGCCAAAAATCTGGGTAGTTGGCTGCTAAAGCTTGGTTCGCCAGGACTTGAATGAACCAGGCATCGTTATAAGCTGAGCAAGACTGCCGACTGTGGCGACCCCAAAAAATAATTTGTTCTTGATGTTGTCCAATGGCCAGAGTGTAGCCATCAACTAATACGATTGCTTGTGGGTACACGTTAATCTATCTGTTCTGCAATCTATCTGTTCTGCAATGTATCTGTTCTAAATGCCCGCTCCGTTCCCTAGTAGGAGATCCTGAAGATACGATGAATTCAGCCTTGCAAGCAACCGCCTAAGGCTGTCCCATCTGGGAAATTAACGGATTGTATTGCAGCAAAACGGTATGGTTCCACCATAACCTTGTTAAAGCACAGTATCTAGTTAAAGCAAACTATATCTAGTTAAAGCAAACCATCAAATCCTAAAGCCGATGATGAGATTTGAACTCACGACCGCTCGATTACGAATCGAGTGCTCTACCACTGAGCTACATCGGCAACCAAAAAGCTGTATACCAGTGTAGCAGAAAAATAACGGATTGCAAGCCCTTGTTTAAAAAATCAGCGATGCCAAATTAAATGCATTTGTACTGCAATGATTGCCTATGGGGTGAGGACGGTGTAGAAAAGACCCCCATGATAGTAGGTTCACCTAAATAACAGTTGATAAACCACGATCGTGAGCAAAAAGAGAATGCATCCCACGAGCCACGATCGTTGTTGTTTGAGCTGTTGAATTTCTTGTAAAAGCTGGGTTTGTAGATGCTGCTGCGCCATTTGCTTCACTTCTTCGGGCACCGCATCCAGTACCGACTGAGAGACCAGCTTGTCCTTGCGATCTGCGATCTGACTGGGTGGATTCGGAACTGCAAGGGTAGAGTCCTCAGAATCAATGGGTTGAGCAAGTGCTGGTTCCACCTGTTGCAAGGAAGAACCTGACGATGGGTGTAGTGGGACAGCAACAAGTGGGACAGCAACAGTCGGTGTGGCAAGGTCTACGCTCGATTTGGATTGATCCACGATCTCATTTGAGCCGACCTCCGCTGTCCTGTCTAAGGACGCACTTTCTAGGGATGGATCTGAAATGGGATTAATTGTGGAAGAAACGATCGCATCAGAGAGCGCAATAGGCGGGGGTTCCACCTGTGCAGCGGACAGTCTGGCCACAGAGGATTGATCCATCGGCGATCGCGCAGGAGACTCAGAGGGTTGAGCAGGGGCGGTGCTGCTCTGCAACTCTAATGCATCATAGGTGGCTAACTGGGCATCTACCCAATTCAGGTTGAAAATGGCTTGGTAAATGGGATTTTTCACTTGAAGGCGGCCTTGCCGTTGCTCCACCAAGCCGGATAACAGCAGCTCTGTTAAAACGGGTTCAATGGCTCGATCGCTGGAAAAAATCACTTGCTCAAAGTCCAAAGATTTCTCTAGCGATTTTCCTAGCCAATCTGTTCCCAATCTAAGTTGTTCCGCAGGTGGCGTCGGAGAATTAACAAATTGGGTCGCTGGAGCTGGGGAAATCCCACGGGTGGAATCCAGGCTAAGGTCTGCCAACGGTCTGGATGGAGAATTCTGATTTTTGGGAGATACCTCCTCTGGTTCGTCTGGTACTGGGTTCGATTGCTCTCTGAGGAGCAACTGGCGATACAGTAAGAGGCGATCGCGCCGACCTCGGGGTTCAAATAACAGGCGATCGCGAATGGTCCGCAGGTGTTCTGGATAGTCTTGAGCTTCCCAATCCTGAAGAATATGCTTGTGGACGAGCTGTTCCACCCAAAAAGATTCGGTTCCTGGGGGTAAATTGAGCGTTCCTTGAATGGTCGATTGGCTACTCTGCATGGTGAGTTGACAGAGTTTCTGGGTCAAAAAGGGTTGCCCCGCCGTCCAATACAAGATGGCTTTGAGGACAGCCATGGGTTGGTTGACCTTCCCCACCAGCCCACAGGCAAGGGGAAACACTTCATGATCCTGAAAGCCCCGCAGTTGGATAGCTCGGCCAATGTTGAGGGGGGTCCGCTGCGGATCTCGAATCAGGGCTGCTGGTGTAGCCACGCCAAAGAGTGCCCAAGTCAGTCGCCGATACTCTGGCATCTCAGAGCGTCGATCGTAGGTGGCTCGAATTAATGCAAAAAAGTCATCCGTTGGAAAGGTCAGAGCCATGACGCTATCGACTTCGTCGATGAAAAGGACGATCGGCCCTGGGACCTGAGGCAACAAGATTTCTTCAAAAAAGGTTGCTAATCGCCGAACTAAGGATAATTCCTGATGGTTGCGCCACCAACTGCCCAACTGTACTTCAAGGCGGAAACTTTGAATGAGTGAAGCGGCAAAGGAGGCATACCATTGCTCCGGCGTTGTGGTGCGTGTACCCAGCAGGGTTAGATCCACTGCGCCACATTTGCGCCCCTGTTGTTGGAGCTGATGCATGGTGCGCACCCGCAGGCTGGATTTCCCCATTTGCCGTGCATTCAGCACATAGCTCAACTCCCCATTATTGAGCGCCATGACCAGATCCAAATCCGCTTGGCGTACCACATAGCTGGGTGAATTTTGTCGTAGACTCCCGCCGACCTGGTATGTATCGCTCACAATCAACCTCCCTTGGCTTCCCACCAGTGTATCGAGGTTCCACTGAATATTGAGCCTGAACTCAATGCTGCACTCAATACTGCACTCAATACTGAACTCGATACTGAACTCGATACAGTGGTGTTTGGAGAAAATGGCATTCTGCCAGCTCCGAACAATGAGCGAATCCCACAAGTCCGAGCAGTCCACTGCCCCATAGCCGATGACTACCGCACGATCGGGATCTGGAACAATCCTACGGGATCTCGCAGACTTTCAGATCCGTTTTAGATCATCCGTTTCAGAGTAAATTTCAGGTCAAATCAGGGTTGCTATTGCAGGGCTTGCTCCTGTTGCCAGCGATCGTAGAGGAGTCTCTCCAGATATTCCTTACGCTGGGTGACATCACGGACAATCCCTTCTACCCCTAAAATGATGCCGTTCTCATTGCGAATGGCATGCACTGATTCCGAAATCCAGATGTGAGTGCCATCGGGCCGTGCCACCTGAGATTCAAACTCTTGAACTCGCCCATATTGATAAAGATATTGTAATAATTCCCCCCAGCGAGAAGAACTGAGATAGAGGTGCTGCATTCCTTCAGCCTGGAGCAATGACTCGACATCGCGGTATCCCAATAGCGTGGCGAGCGCAGCATTCACCTGTAAAAATTTTCCTTCCGGGCTAATGCGATAGAGGCCGTCTACGGCTTGGTCAAAGAACTGACGATAGGTGGCTGAAGCGTGGAGCTGCTGTTCCACTTCTGCCCGAAATAGCAGATTCTGATCCATCATCTGTTTACGCAAGCGTTGCAGGGTGAGCTGGTGCTCGATGCGAATCAGTAATTCCTCCACTTGGATGGGCTTGGTGAGGTAATCGACCCCGCCCATGTTAAAAGCCTTGACCTTGTCGAAGGGTTCATGGATGGCGCTGACAAAAATGACCGGAATCTGTTCCGTGGTCGGATCGGCTTTGAGTCGTTCACACACCTCATACCCATCGATCGTCGGCATCATGATATCCAGCAAGATCAAATCGGGTTGGATTTGAGTGGCATGATTCAGGGCGATCGTCCCGCTAATTGCACTACACACTTCATAGCCGTGGCGAGCCAAGGTTTCCGAGAAAAATCGGAGAACCTCCGGTGTGTCATCCACCACCAAAATGGTCGCTTGAGGCTTGCCATCGTCTAAGTTAAAGCCCAGCAACCGAAAAATCTCGACCTCTGTTTGCTGTAGGGATTGATGGTGTTTTGCCCCTTGGCTACTGAGGGTTTGGTGTTGCAGGGTCAGCTGTTCCAGTTGACGGACTGTGCTGATGATATCCCCCAGGGGTGGTGTCTGGTCGGAAATTAAGCGGAGGCGATCGATCCGTTGGTGAATCAGGCGCTCTAAGTAGTAAGCGGTGATATCCGACAGCGGTAGCTTAGATGGCAAAGGAAGAACCTGACGATGAGTGGAGTGGGGCAGCATAGGTTTTAGGGAGCCGCTTGGAGTGGATGTGCAGACAACTGAGTAGTTCCTGGCACCTAGCAATGACCAGATCACCATGAACGCTGGAGACAGACTGACTTAAGTTCAGGATGTCCTCAGTTTAAAGCCAGAGAATCAGAATTCTCAATGCCTTAAGTAAAGAGATTCTGTAACTAAGTTTTATTATTGGTGAAAACAAATTTTTCTGGTTGGATCCCACGTATATCTGGCGCGATTACCTACTATTGGGAGCGATTACCTACCAGTTTGGAAATTTTTTATTTTGTAAAAGAGCAATGCAGCTTGCGTTCATGGATTTCCTGTGGACAAGCCATCTTCGGGTTTGACGCTTCCCGATACCCCCTTAGCTTGGGCCATGGGCTAGAGAGAGTGCCTTCGAGAATGAGAGAGAACATCCACCCACCTAGAAGTCGTCACGGGGCTGGAGGGAGGGACTGGAATCACCAATTCGTATCTTGGTTTTGCTTGAGCGTTGTCAGTTCAACAATTTTGTCAAACTGAAATTGACAGATGAGGGTTTCAAGGTGATGTAACAAGGCCGGATCGGGAATGGGCATTTCACCAATGAGTCGTTGACACCGCTCTGCATTGAGGCGATAGGCTGCATGATGTAACTCGGAACACCAATGGGACGGCTGCTCGGCGATCGCGCGACTGTGCTGCACGGCCTCCTGGACCTCCTCCTGCACTGCTGTGACCAGAGGACTGGATGTTGCCGCTAGCCCTCGGAGAGGATCCAAAGATTGTAATCGATCGACGGGAGACAGGCCATCGATACCCACCGGAACCGTGACTTGAAACTGGGTGCCCTGTCCCAGGGTGCTGGTCACTGTGATCTCTCCCTGCATAAGTTGCACCATTTGCCGACAGATCGCCAATCCTAACCCTGTGCCCTGCTGCGATTGTTGTCCCGATTCACTCTGGACAAAGGCTTCAAAAATCTGTTCGAGATCCGCTGCGGGGATGCCAACTCCGGTATCACTGACTTGAAAGATGAGATGGACGGTGGGGTGACTCGTAGCGGGGCGATCGGGGTGAGACTCTGACTGAGCGGATGCCTCAGCAAATGTCCCAGCAGATTGGAACACCTGCAAACTGATGGTGCCTTGGTGGGTAAATTTGACTGCGTTATTAATCAGGTTGACTAACACTTGGCGCAGCTTATTCTCATCCGCAATGACATAGCGGGGTAAATCTGGGGCATCTTTGCGGTACAGGGTCAGTCCCTTGGCCACCACTTGGGGTTCAAAGAGTTCTTCCAATCCTTGTAGGAATTGTTTGAGACTAAAGCGAGTGGGGCGAAGTACGGCGGCTCCAGCCTCTAACCGAGAGAGCTCTAGCACATCATTAATCAATCCCAGCAAGTGTTGAACACTCCGTTCGATCGTGGTGAGTCGAGATTTTTGCTCGGCATCCAGGCCGGGATCATAGTTGAGTAATTCGCTGCACCCCAAAATAATGGTCAACGGTGTGCGCAACTCATGGTTCATATTGGCTAAGAAGGCACTTTTGGCCCGATTAGCGGCTTCGGCTTGCCGTTGGGAAAGCGCTAAACTTTGATTTTTTTCCGTCAGCTCATGGGTTCGGGCGGCAACCTCTTCCTCCAGTTGCTTAGAGTAGTTCGCCAGCATTTGATGGGATCGCTTCAGTTGCTCCCAGGCGATATAGGTGCGACAGAACATCCCCGCCACCGCAAACCCGATCGCCGATCCTGCCATGGGCAGCCACCAGCCTGCTAGAAATAAGCCATAGGGGGTTCCCACTAAAACAAGGAATAAACCGGGTAAAAGAAAACCGGCTTTTGTCCAACTGCGCAGTTTCCAACCGACCCAACCCCCGCCGATGATCCAAACGATCGTCCAGAGACTATAGATCGGGTAGGGAACCCCTCGCAACGGTTGGCGGCCATCTAGGGCTGCGCTCAGGAGTTGATTGGTGACATCGGCATGGATTTCCACCCCAGCCCAGGTTGTGTCGGCTCCTTGGCTAAAGGGGGTATAGATTTGATCATTAATGCTGGGAGCCCGAGTTCCCACTAAAACCACACGATTGCGGAGGAGGTCGGGTGATACCTTGTCATCTAGGACATCAGAGAGTGACACTCGGGTCACGCCACCGGGCGATCGTTGAAAGCGACTAATGATTTGGTAACCGTCTAGGTTGGTTTGAACATAGCCACTGTCATGGGCTTCCAAACGATGAAAAATAGATTTTCCCAGTTGAATCGTTTGCCCTTTAATTGTTTTGGGCGCAATCTTTTCTTTCTCTAAGTAAATCAAGGCCAACCGCGTGCCCAAGGTTAGCTGAGGTTGTTTATGGGTGTCCAGGAAGGACAGTAACGATCGCCGCACCTTGCCATCGCCATCAATGACCAGATCGCTGGCAGCCACTTGTTTACGATCGCGCAAAATAGGGGGGGCATCAACGCCCTCTCCCAAGGGACTGCGCAAAAATCGTTGGATGCCAATCAGATTGGGCGTAGTGGAAAAGACCTGTTGCAAATTGGCATGACCAGGTTCCACCGGGAGATTGCGATAGAGATCCAAGCCGATCGCCCGTGGCTGGAGCTTGCGGATTTTTGTCAACCCCTTGGCTAGCAGCTCATCGGATAGGGGATACCCCCATCGAGAGATATCAGTTTCATCAATGGCAACAACGGTGACCCGTTGGGGATTAGGTTCTAGGGGGACGGTTTTTAGCCAGAGATCCCAAATTGCCCATTCTAAAGGCTGCAACAGTCCCGACCATTGCAGCCCTATCACGCCAGCGGATATTCCAACGATCGGTAATCCGCGCTTAAACCAAAGTCCAAGCTGCCGTTTCAGCCCTTTCCCCATAACCCGATTTGCAGCCCAATGCTGAAAGAGATACCGTTCTCAAATGACCCAATGTCTAGTGAAATACCGGGATTGCAATCCTAAATTCAGGACAAAACCCAACACAATTTTGTTGGGCTTAATTGAGAGTCCTGAGTATATCTGTTGCGTGATGGCTTTAGTGTAGCGGTTTTTTGAATTCTCGAAATCTGTCTTGCCACAGGTGACAAGTGATGTCCGGTAAGCAGGCCGAGAGAACGTACAGGATCAGTGAGAAGTCGATACATTAGCAGCGTCTGACCTGTTAGAGGAAATAGGTGACAGCAAAGTGGGAGTGGAGGGAGTGGATAGGCTGGATTGCTGAGCTGGCTCAGCGGGCATGAGGCGCTGGCTGGGCTGTGCAATGGTTTGAGATTGGCCTTGTAGAACTGACCACCGGCTCATTGCATCTAGCCAAAAGCCTTCTTTCGCGAGCTGTTGAATCACATCTAACTCTGTGCTGGCAGACTGGACAGCAGGAATCTTGAAGGGCATGGGGGTATGGTGCACTGTGGTCTGCACCGTGAGATCGCGGGTGCGATCGCGGGTATCGCATACTAGGGCTACAGTCCAAGTATATTTTTGTCCCAGTTGGAGACTGGGAGCCGCTTGAGGATAGGAAATAGACACCCACCCTTTCTGTTGAGGAACGGCAAGCAGCGACTGATAAATTTCTTCGCCCTGGCTACCCACAATGCTGAATTCAATCTGCTGGGGATGGCTGCTGGGCATATAAACCCAGAGATCTGGCCGCGAACTTGCGGTCAAACTTTCCTGGTTACGGGGTTGCATAACGCCAAAGGGAGCCTGAGCTTGGCGTAATTCATGGCCACAGAACACAGGTCGGGTTCCACCGCTGCCGGTGCCAGTGGGGGTACTAGGCGGGTCAGTAAAGTCGAGTTCGGGGTGAGCGATCGCGGAGGGGGCTAGCGCTCCTGTTGCTAATAAGCATGGTAGCAGAACTCGGAATATGGCAGTGGGTGTTGTATTTATCTTCATAAAGAAAGCACAGATTCATTTCAGGAAGAATTCACCACAGTTCCGTGGGAACCGGAGCAAGCGGACGGGGAAAGGGGGATTGCATGACCTGGACAAAGGCAGATTCCCTGGATTGACCTTTTGCGACGGTCTAGGAACAAGACTGTCTATCGGTCCGGTGCTGCCAAGCGTTTGACAGGCAATTGGGAAATTCAGATCTCAGCACGCTGATGGGGGTTATCCATCGTTGATCCACTAGTGGCGAACATCCATAATTGGACGGGCCCATGATTTGAGTGGATTCATGATTGGATGGGCTAGGGAGTGAGGTATGAATATACTGACTTTTCCCGAATCTCAACTTAGGTTAACTAGCGCAGTTGAAGTCACTAGCCTTTGTTCAATCACCGACCTTAGTCATCGATCTCCCTAGTAATAGATCTCCCTGACAGACACCCCATATCCGCTGAAACTCAATGTGTCTTTACGGAAAGAGATTGGTAAACAAGTTTGTTTGTGGGTTATTGACGGGTCACAAGGGGGCACAAGGTGTGAGCTGACACAGGTGAGCTGACACGAGTGAGCCAACATGGGTGAGCCAATATTTACCCAGTGAGATAAATACGGGATCAGTCTATGTATTAATTAGGACATCGACTATCCGATTTTGTCCGTATAAGTCATTGAAAGTTTACTGAAAAAATATATTTGAAGAATAAAATTATAGTTATTGCCAATTGCCAACAAGGGTAAAGGCTGCCCAATAGTAGGGATGGTTGTAGAGATCTTGCTTTAGTAGCGCTAGCTGGGCTTGGCGAACGGCTTCTGCCCGAGACAAGTGGGCCTGTTGTAGGGCTCGGTAAAAATGTTCCATGAACTGAGCAGTCGATCGATCGTTCACCGTCCAGAGGGAGGCGAGGGTGCTTCTTGCGCCCGATCTCACAGCGATCCCCGCTAATCCCAGAACGGCTCGACGATCGCCCTGGGCCGTTTCACAGGCGCTGAGCACGAGCAACTCGAGGGGTCTTAAGTTTTTGAGTTCTCGCTTGCGCAGGGATCGGTCTAAATCTTCTAACCGGAGCGGGCCATCCACTGCTAATAGATAGGTATCCTCCGATCGAGAACTGAATTGGCCATGGCTAGCTAAATGCAAAATTGAAATGGGTTGGGTTTCCAGTAAGGTCTGAATTTGTTGCTTGGTAAAGGATTGATCCAACAGGATTTGGGAACGGGTAATCCGCTGGATTTGTTCTAGTTCGGCTTGCACACCGGGAAGCGGGGTGTAATTTTGAGCACCTTGACTGAGCCCTGCAGCTAAAACTTGTCCACGATCGGAAGGGCTTGGGGGGGCTGCTAAGACCTTGAGGGTGGGGGTGACTCCAATGCCAAACTGTTCAATTAAGTACTGTTTCCCATCATGGAGGGCTGCCATTGGTACATTTCGCAAAGCCCCATCGGGCACAAAGATGAGGGTTTTGATGTTGTGTTGGTTAAGATGACGAAGGGCCGGTTGAATCAGCCATTGATGCAGGTTTTTAGCAACCGTTAGGCGCTCTTGACGGAAGGAAGTCGATCGCATGGATTGTCGGAAGCGATCGAGGGTGGCTTCAATGTGAGCCTGCGGGAGTACGGTACTGTAGTGCTGTAGCGGTTGCCCAGGAATGGAAACAATGACGGTTAGGCGGTTAGACAGGATAATCGGATAAATAATGGCTGCTTGAGGATCCACACTATCGACGGTGGTGGCCTTGAAATCGAGGCAAGCTTCCCGGAAGTAATCGGTCAATTCGGCGAGTTGGAGAGACTCAATGACCTGTTGTGCCTCGTGGAGGAAGTCTTCCTCTTGAGCCCAATCTACACGGTTGCTAGAACCTAGACCTTTGGCTTTATCCTGCTCTGCCGCATCGATCAATAGTTCCACCAACTCGCGATAGACGGGTTCAACCTGATCTCGAAAGGAGAATTGCACCTCGGTATCGATCGCGGCTAGATCTTGTCGGATGGTTTGTAAACTTTGAATGGCCGATCGGTAGTAACCGA
This DNA window, taken from Alkalinema sp. FACHB-956, encodes the following:
- a CDS encoding AAA-like domain-containing protein, encoding MSDTYQVGGSLRQNSPSYVVRQADLDLVMALNNGELSYVLNARQMGKSSLRVRTMHQLQQQGRKCGAVDLTLLGTRTTTPEQWYASFAASLIQSFRLEVQLGSWWRNHQELSLVRRLATFFEEILLPQVPGPIVLFIDEVDSVMALTFPTDDFFALIRATYDRRSEMPEYRRLTWALFGVATPAALIRDPQRTPLNIGRAIQLRGFQDHEVFPLACGLVGKVNQPMAVLKAILYWTAGQPFLTQKLCQLTMQSSQSTIQGTLNLPPGTESFWVEQLVHKHILQDWEAQDYPEHLRTIRDRLLFEPRGRRDRLLLYRQLLLREQSNPVPDEPEEVSPKNQNSPSRPLADLSLDSTRGISPAPATQFVNSPTPPAEQLRLGTDWLGKSLEKSLDFEQVIFSSDRAIEPVLTELLLSGLVEQRQGRLQVKNPIYQAIFNLNWVDAQLATYDALELQSSTAPAQPSESPARSPMDQSSVARLSAAQVEPPPIALSDAIVSSTINPISDPSLESASLDRTAEVGSNEIVDQSKSSVDLATPTVAVPLVAVPLHPSSGSSLQQVEPALAQPIDSEDSTLAVPNPPSQIADRKDKLVSQSVLDAVPEEVKQMAQQHLQTQLLQEIQQLKQQRSWLVGCILFLLTIVVYQLLFR
- a CDS encoding response regulator; its protein translation is MPSKLPLSDITAYYLERLIHQRIDRLRLISDQTPPLGDIISTVRQLEQLTLQHQTLSSQGAKHHQSLQQTEVEIFRLLGFNLDDGKPQATILVVDDTPEVLRFFSETLARHGYEVCSAISGTIALNHATQIQPDLILLDIMMPTIDGYEVCERLKADPTTEQIPVIFVSAIHEPFDKVKAFNMGGVDYLTKPIQVEELLIRIEHQLTLQRLRKQMMDQNLLFRAEVEQQLHASATYRQFFDQAVDGLYRISPEGKFLQVNAALATLLGYRDVESLLQAEGMQHLYLSSSRWGELLQYLYQYGRVQEFESQVARPDGTHIWISESVHAIRNENGIILGVEGIVRDVTQRKEYLERLLYDRWQQEQALQ
- a CDS encoding CHASE2 domain-containing protein, giving the protein MGKGLKRQLGLWFKRGLPIVGISAGVIGLQWSGLLQPLEWAIWDLWLKTVPLEPNPQRVTVVAIDETDISRWGYPLSDELLAKGLTKIRKLQPRAIGLDLYRNLPVEPGHANLQQVFSTTPNLIGIQRFLRSPLGEGVDAPPILRDRKQVAASDLVIDGDGKVRRSLLSFLDTHKQPQLTLGTRLALIYLEKEKIAPKTIKGQTIQLGKSIFHRLEAHDSGYVQTNLDGYQIISRFQRSPGGVTRVSLSDVLDDKVSPDLLRNRVVLVGTRAPSINDQIYTPFSQGADTTWAGVEIHADVTNQLLSAALDGRQPLRGVPYPIYSLWTIVWIIGGGWVGWKLRSWTKAGFLLPGLFLVLVGTPYGLFLAGWWLPMAGSAIGFAVAGMFCRTYIAWEQLKRSHQMLANYSKQLEEEVAARTHELTEKNQSLALSQRQAEAANRAKSAFLANMNHELRTPLTIILGCSELLNYDPGLDAEQKSRLTTIERSVQHLLGLINDVLELSRLEAGAAVLRPTRFSLKQFLQGLEELFEPQVVAKGLTLYRKDAPDLPRYVIADENKLRQVLVNLINNAVKFTHQGTISLQVFQSAGTFAEASAQSESHPDRPATSHPTVHLIFQVSDTGVGIPAADLEQIFEAFVQSESGQQSQQGTGLGLAICRQMVQLMQGEITVTSTLGQGTQFQVTVPVGIDGLSPVDRLQSLDPLRGLAATSSPLVTAVQEEVQEAVQHSRAIAEQPSHWCSELHHAAYRLNAERCQRLIGEMPIPDPALLHHLETLICQFQFDKIVELTTLKQNQDTNW
- a CDS encoding DUF928 domain-containing protein, whose product is MKINTTPTAIFRVLLPCLLATGALAPSAIAHPELDFTDPPSTPTGTGSGGTRPVFCGHELRQAQAPFGVMQPRNQESLTASSRPDLWVYMPSSHPQQIEFSIVGSQGEEIYQSLLAVPQQKGWVSISYPQAAPSLQLGQKYTWTVALVCDTRDRTRDLTVQTTVHHTPMPFKIPAVQSASTELDVIQQLAKEGFWLDAMSRWSVLQGQSQTIAQPSQRLMPAEPAQQSSLSTPSTPTLLSPISSNRSDAANVSTSH
- a CDS encoding CHAT domain-containing protein: MHFRLIPCGVVGMILLASSFQASAAVNAPFPTQSLQTVPAPPHASTLQTTIAQVNTLQRQGYYRRAKQLLEQAQTQLANQPDSYDKLLSLLHLGNVLRVMGDRQTSQTVLEQALAIAQRLPHQSQAMALASFHLANTLAAQQKRSDALTLYRTASRGDSPVRLPALLRSLRLVLEQQQWDTGQTYLAQIQAELPQADQSSLGIYARLELADILHAWQSSAWVPAITAQRAPTDQAPSLVHLLATAIQKARSAHDLRAESIGLGRLSGLYEAQGQWHHAQQLTEKALELAEQLNAPDLIYQWQWQMGRIRRTQNDRREAIGYYRSAIQSLQTIRQDLAAIDTEVQFSFRDQVEPVYRELVELLIDAAEQDKAKGLGSSNRVDWAQEEDFLHEAQQVIESLQLAELTDYFREACLDFKATTVDSVDPQAAIIYPIILSNRLTVIVSIPGQPLQHYSTVLPQAHIEATLDRFRQSMRSTSFRQERLTVAKNLHQWLIQPALRHLNQHNIKTLIFVPDGALRNVPMAALHDGKQYLIEQFGIGVTPTLKVLAAPPSPSDRGQVLAAGLSQGAQNYTPLPGVQAELEQIQRITRSQILLDQSFTKQQIQTLLETQPISILHLASHGQFSSRSEDTYLLAVDGPLRLEDLDRSLRKRELKNLRPLELLVLSACETAQGDRRAVLGLAGIAVRSGARSTLASLWTVNDRSTAQFMEHFYRALQQAHLSRAEAVRQAQLALLKQDLYNHPYYWAAFTLVGNWQ